One Pseudomonas tolaasii NCPPB 2192 genomic window carries:
- a CDS encoding GMC family oxidoreductase, with protein sequence MTYDYIIAGAGAAGCVLANRLSASGEYSVLLLEAGGKDSSLWFKIPVGFAKMYYNPTFNWMYYSQPQKQLAGREIYAPRGKVQGGSGSINAMIYVRGQAHDFNDWAANGNDGWSFKDVLPYFRKLENHPLGDTEYHGSSGPISITPMKGQTHPICDVFLKGCEQLGYAHSDDFNGPNFEGAGLYDVNTRNGERSSSSFAHLHPALGRSNLTVELHALVDRVLFDDQQRATGIAVTQHGVSRTFTARKEVILCAGAVDTPKILQLSGVADQQLLAEHNIPLVKHLPAVGENLQDHLCASYYYKANIPTLNDELSSLFGQFKLGLKYLFTRKGALAMSVNQAGGFFRGNDEQTDPNLQLYFNPLSYQIPKNNKASLKPEPYSGFLLCFNPCRPTSRGTIRIASKNPRDAALIDPNYLSTQKDIDEVIQGSRLMRKIMQAPALKGITVAEILPGTAVQTDEQMLQYFRENSGSIYHLCGSCAMGSDPQVSVVDKRLKVHGLQGLRIVDASIFPNVTSGNTHAAVLMVAEKGADLILQDA encoded by the coding sequence GGACAGTTCCCTGTGGTTCAAGATCCCGGTCGGTTTCGCCAAGATGTATTACAACCCGACCTTCAACTGGATGTACTACAGCCAGCCGCAAAAGCAGTTGGCCGGGCGTGAAATCTACGCGCCACGCGGCAAGGTGCAGGGCGGGTCGGGCTCGATCAACGCCATGATCTATGTGCGTGGTCAGGCCCATGACTTCAACGATTGGGCGGCCAACGGCAACGACGGTTGGAGCTTCAAAGACGTGCTGCCGTACTTTCGCAAGCTGGAAAACCACCCGCTGGGCGACACCGAGTACCACGGCAGCAGCGGCCCCATCAGCATCACGCCGATGAAGGGCCAGACCCACCCGATCTGCGACGTGTTCCTCAAGGGCTGCGAGCAGCTGGGGTATGCCCACAGCGACGACTTCAACGGTCCGAACTTTGAAGGCGCCGGTCTGTATGACGTCAACACCCGAAACGGCGAGCGCAGTTCCAGCAGCTTTGCGCACCTGCACCCGGCGTTGGGCCGCTCCAACCTGACGGTGGAGCTGCATGCCCTGGTGGACCGCGTGCTGTTCGACGACCAGCAGCGCGCCACCGGCATTGCCGTGACCCAGCACGGCGTGAGTCGCACCTTCACTGCGCGCAAGGAAGTGATTCTCTGCGCCGGCGCGGTGGACACGCCGAAGATCCTGCAACTGTCCGGCGTGGCCGATCAGCAACTGCTGGCCGAGCACAATATTCCGCTGGTCAAGCACCTGCCGGCCGTGGGTGAAAACCTGCAGGACCACTTGTGCGCCAGCTACTACTACAAAGCCAATATCCCGACCTTGAACGACGAACTCAGCTCGTTGTTCGGCCAGTTCAAGCTTGGCCTCAAATACCTGTTCACCCGCAAGGGCGCGCTGGCGATGAGCGTCAACCAGGCCGGCGGGTTCTTTCGCGGCAACGACGAGCAGACCGACCCGAACCTGCAGTTGTATTTCAACCCGTTGTCGTATCAGATCCCGAAAAACAACAAGGCCAGCCTCAAGCCCGAGCCTTACTCAGGCTTCCTGCTGTGCTTCAACCCGTGCCGCCCGACCAGCCGGGGCACCATTCGTATTGCTTCAAAGAACCCGCGTGATGCGGCGCTGATCGACCCCAACTACCTGAGCACCCAGAAGGACATTGACGAGGTGATCCAGGGCAGCCGGTTGATGCGCAAGATCATGCAGGCGCCGGCGCTCAAGGGCATCACTGTGGCCGAAATCCTGCCCGGCACGGCCGTGCAGACCGACGAGCAAATGCTGCAGTATTTCCGTGAAAACAGCGGCTCGATCTACCATCTGTGCGGCTCCTGCGCCATGGGTTCGGACCCGCAGGTTTCGGTGGTGGACAAGCGCTTGAAGGTGCACGGTCTGCAAGGGCTGCGCATTGTCGATGCGTCGATCTTCCCCAACGTGACCTCGGGCAACACCCATGCCGCGGTGCTGATGGTGGCGGAAAAGGGCGCGGACTTGATCCTGCAGGATGCCTGA
- a CDS encoding DSD1 family PLP-dependent enzyme, producing MDTPAALLDVMKMQRNIARMQQRADHLGVTLRPHVKTHKCAEVVAAQIAAGARGITVSTLKEAEYFFALGITDILYAVAMAPHKLPQALALRRNGCALTLITDSLAGARAIVDFGREHGETFAVLIEIDCDGHRSGVKPQDPLLLEIARLLGDSLAGVLTHAGESYALDTPEALQAIAEQERARCVEAARHIRAAGLPCDRVSVGSTPTALSAQSLDGVTELRAGVYAFFDLVMHNIGVCRLDELALSVLTTVIGHQPEKGWIITDAGWMAMSRDRGTQAQRHDFGYGQVCDEHGKPIDGLLLSSANQEHGVARFNSDDVDVIAQFPLGMRLRILPNHACATGAQFGSYNALLESGQIQDWPRLRGW from the coding sequence ATGGACACCCCTGCCGCACTGCTTGATGTGATGAAAATGCAGCGCAATATCGCGCGTATGCAACAGCGTGCCGACCACTTGGGTGTGACTCTGCGCCCCCATGTCAAAACCCATAAATGCGCTGAAGTGGTGGCTGCGCAGATCGCCGCCGGCGCCCGGGGCATCACGGTGTCGACGCTGAAAGAAGCCGAGTATTTTTTCGCGCTGGGCATCACCGACATTCTTTACGCCGTGGCGATGGCCCCGCACAAACTGCCCCAGGCCCTGGCGTTGCGGCGCAACGGCTGCGCGCTGACGCTGATCACCGACAGCCTGGCAGGCGCGCGTGCCATCGTCGATTTCGGCCGTGAACACGGCGAAACCTTTGCGGTGCTGATCGAGATCGATTGCGACGGCCACCGCTCCGGGGTCAAGCCGCAGGACCCTTTGTTACTGGAGATCGCGCGTCTGCTCGGCGACAGCCTCGCAGGCGTGTTGACCCACGCCGGCGAAAGTTATGCCCTGGACACGCCTGAAGCCTTGCAGGCCATCGCGGAACAGGAACGCGCGCGCTGCGTGGAAGCGGCCCGCCACATTCGCGCTGCAGGCCTGCCGTGCGACCGGGTCAGTGTCGGCTCCACGCCCACGGCGTTATCCGCCCAAAGTCTGGACGGCGTGACCGAACTGCGCGCCGGGGTGTACGCGTTTTTTGATTTGGTGATGCACAACATCGGTGTGTGCCGCCTGGATGAACTGGCGTTAAGCGTGTTGACCACGGTGATAGGCCATCAGCCGGAAAAAGGCTGGATCATCACCGACGCGGGCTGGATGGCGATGAGTCGCGATCGGGGCACCCAGGCACAACGGCACGATTTTGGTTATGGCCAGGTGTGTGATGAACACGGGAAGCCGATTGATGGTTTGCTGCTGAGCAGCGCCAACCAGGAACACGGGGTGGCCCGGTTCAACAGCGACGATGTGGACGTGATCGCACAATTTCCGCTGGGCATGCGCCTGCGCATTTTGCCGAACCATGCCTGTGCGACAGGGGCACAGTTCGGCAGCTATAACGCGCTGTTGGAGAGCGGCCAGATTCAGGACTGGCCACGCCTGCGCGGCTGGTAG
- a CDS encoding helix-turn-helix transcriptional regulator, with product MKKTSTEDTHLISQLEQVAEGLSKTFSPFCEVVLHDLRDPQHAILAIHNNLSGRQPGEPATALGLARIADPEYAQVIANYQNQFSDGRQVKSTSIGIKGHGGDYIAALCMNVDLSLFRGLQGMLEQFGALSGDNPNDSLDPSGADAIRARIDKFAARLATTPRALKTADRRVLMQELKESGCLDIRRAMETVASHLGVSRAAVYTYAK from the coding sequence ATGAAAAAGACCTCGACTGAAGACACCCATCTGATTAGCCAACTCGAACAGGTTGCCGAAGGCTTGAGCAAAACCTTCAGCCCGTTCTGTGAAGTCGTGCTGCACGATTTGCGCGACCCGCAGCACGCGATTCTGGCCATCCACAACAACCTCTCCGGGCGTCAGCCGGGCGAACCGGCCACTGCGCTCGGCCTGGCGCGTATTGCTGATCCGGAGTACGCCCAGGTCATCGCCAATTACCAGAACCAGTTCAGTGACGGGCGCCAGGTCAAAAGCACGTCCATCGGTATCAAGGGGCACGGCGGTGATTACATCGCCGCCTTGTGCATGAACGTCGACCTGTCATTGTTCCGTGGCTTGCAAGGCATGCTGGAGCAGTTCGGTGCGCTCAGCGGCGACAACCCCAACGACTCCCTCGACCCCTCGGGTGCCGACGCGATTCGCGCGCGTATCGACAAGTTCGCCGCGCGCCTGGCCACCACTCCGCGTGCGCTCAAGACGGCGGACCGCCGTGTGTTGATGCAAGAGCTCAAAGAGTCGGGCTGTCTGGACATTCGCCGCGCCATGGAAACCGTGGCCTCGCACCTGGGCGTGTCACGCGCGGCGGTCTACACCTACGCCAAGTAA
- a CDS encoding RidA family protein: MNIIHTADASQPAGHYAQAIRHGDTLYISGQLPVSPDGRHNLTASFAEQAQMALQNLLAILKAAGGSPADLVKVTVYVAGVKHWPEFDRVYAAALGEHRPARAVVPVPELHHGYLVEIEAVARYLA; encoded by the coding sequence ATGAACATCATCCACACCGCTGATGCCTCACAACCTGCCGGGCATTACGCCCAAGCGATTCGCCACGGCGACACCCTGTACATTTCCGGGCAATTGCCGGTCAGCCCCGACGGGCGCCATAACCTGACGGCGTCGTTTGCCGAGCAGGCGCAAATGGCGCTGCAGAACCTGCTGGCGATCCTGAAGGCTGCGGGTGGCTCACCCGCCGATCTGGTGAAGGTCACGGTGTACGTGGCTGGGGTCAAGCACTGGCCGGAATTCGACCGCGTGTACGCCGCCGCACTAGGCGAGCACCGCCCTGCCCGCGCCGTGGTGCCGGTGCCGGAGCTGCATCACGGCTACCTGGTGGAGATTGAAGCCGTGGCGCGTTACTTGGCGTAG
- a CDS encoding threo-3-hydroxy-L-aspartate ammonia-lyase: MQSSTYQDVIDAAQRLEGFAHTTPVFTSRTLDAEIGAQVFIKCENLQRTGSFKFRGAFNALSRFDAQQRKAGVVAFSSGNHAQGIALAANLLGMPATIVMPTDAPAAKVAATRGYGASVVLYDRFTEDREQIGRTLAVEHGMTLIPPYDHPHILAGQGTAAKELLEFTGPLDAMFVGLGGGGMLSGTALSTRALAPDCQLFGVEPEAGNDGQRSFQSGSIVHIDTPATIADGAQTQHLGNHTFPIIRDLVTDILTVSDAELVASMKFFMQRMKLVVEPTGCLGLAALRQLGQRFKGQRVGIIVTGGNVDILKYAALLSEAS; encoded by the coding sequence ATGCAATCGTCCACCTACCAAGACGTCATCGATGCCGCCCAGCGCCTGGAAGGCTTTGCCCACACCACGCCAGTGTTCACCTCGCGCACGCTGGATGCCGAAATCGGCGCCCAGGTGTTTATCAAGTGCGAGAACCTGCAACGCACCGGTTCTTTCAAGTTTCGCGGCGCGTTCAATGCGCTGTCGCGGTTCGACGCACAACAACGCAAGGCCGGGGTGGTAGCGTTTTCTTCGGGCAACCATGCGCAAGGCATCGCGCTGGCCGCCAACCTGCTGGGCATGCCGGCCACTATCGTGATGCCCACCGATGCGCCGGCGGCCAAAGTCGCCGCCACCCGTGGCTACGGCGCCAGCGTGGTGCTGTACGACCGTTTCACCGAAGACCGTGAGCAAATCGGCCGTACCCTCGCGGTCGAGCACGGCATGACCCTGATTCCGCCCTACGACCACCCGCATATCCTCGCCGGTCAGGGCACCGCCGCCAAGGAACTGCTGGAGTTCACCGGCCCGCTGGATGCCATGTTCGTGGGCCTGGGCGGCGGCGGCATGCTGTCGGGTACGGCACTGTCGACCCGCGCACTGGCGCCCGATTGCCAACTGTTCGGCGTCGAACCCGAAGCCGGCAATGACGGCCAACGCTCGTTCCAAAGCGGCAGCATCGTGCACATCGACACCCCGGCGACCATCGCCGACGGCGCACAGACCCAGCATTTGGGCAACCATACGTTCCCGATCATTCGTGACCTGGTGACCGACATCCTCACGGTGTCGGACGCCGAACTGGTGGCCTCAATGAAATTCTTCATGCAGCGCATGAAACTGGTCGTGGAGCCCACCGGCTGCCTGGGACTTGCGGCGCTCCGCCAGTTGGGCCAACGGTTCAAGGGGCAGCGCGTGGGCATTATCGTCACCGGCGGCAACGTGGACATCCTCAAATACGCCGCCCTGCTCAGCGAGGCATCATGA
- a CDS encoding LpxA family transferase gives MIRLTDYIAGFSQSTLAPWAELAPWALAAQAPAIVRQLLVQLPADEYTLEGDVAVHRTATVETGALLKGPLIIGAQCFIASGSLLRGGCWLDTHCIIGPGAELKTSFVFSGSKLAHFNFVGDSVLGHGINLEAGSIVANYRNERDDKEVQVRIDGQLQRTGCDKFGALLGDQCRIGANAVLAPGAVLRPASVVGRGQLFDGEVSV, from the coding sequence TTGATCCGACTCACCGATTACATTGCCGGTTTTTCCCAATCCACCCTTGCACCGTGGGCTGAACTGGCGCCCTGGGCACTGGCGGCCCAGGCACCGGCTATCGTCCGCCAATTGCTCGTCCAACTGCCGGCCGACGAATACACCCTGGAAGGTGACGTCGCCGTGCACCGCACTGCCACCGTTGAGACGGGCGCTTTGCTCAAGGGGCCGTTGATCATCGGCGCCCAGTGCTTCATCGCCAGTGGCTCGCTGCTGCGCGGCGGTTGCTGGCTGGATACGCACTGCATCATCGGCCCCGGCGCGGAACTGAAAACCTCGTTTGTGTTCAGCGGCAGCAAGCTGGCGCACTTCAATTTTGTCGGCGATTCGGTGCTGGGCCACGGCATTAACCTGGAAGCGGGGAGCATCGTTGCCAACTACCGTAACGAGCGTGATGACAAGGAAGTGCAGGTGCGCATTGACGGGCAGCTGCAACGCACGGGCTGTGACAAGTTTGGCGCGCTCCTCGGGGATCAGTGCCGGATCGGCGCCAATGCGGTGCTGGCACCGGGAGCGGTGTTGAGGCCCGCCAGCGTGGTGGGGCGTGGGCAGCTATTCGATGGTGAAGTATCCGTTTAA
- a CDS encoding sigma-70 family RNA polymerase sigma factor has protein sequence MNDAVVPTHAPELALTSLYRDHRSWLESWLRRRMGNAWDAADLSQETFLRVLASAQPIPQLQEPRAYLVTIGKRLLVNFHQRRSLEQAYLNALASLPPACVPSPEQRWLVLETLQALDELLDGLPAVVRRAFLWSQLEGLGYREIAARLDVSERTVKRYMAQAYEHCLWVEL, from the coding sequence ATGAATGATGCTGTCGTCCCGACCCACGCCCCTGAGCTTGCACTGACGAGCCTGTACCGCGACCACCGCAGTTGGCTGGAAAGCTGGCTGCGGCGGCGCATGGGCAATGCCTGGGACGCGGCGGACCTGAGCCAGGAGACGTTTCTGCGAGTGCTGGCCAGCGCCCAGCCGATACCGCAGTTGCAGGAACCGCGCGCGTATCTGGTGACCATCGGCAAGCGTTTGCTGGTCAACTTTCACCAGCGGCGTAGCCTGGAGCAGGCGTACCTGAATGCCTTGGCCAGCTTGCCGCCAGCGTGCGTACCGTCGCCCGAACAACGTTGGCTGGTGCTCGAAACCCTGCAAGCCCTGGACGAACTGCTCGACGGTCTGCCGGCAGTGGTGCGTCGTGCGTTTCTGTGGAGCCAACTGGAAGGCCTGGGTTATCGCGAGATTGCCGCGCGCCTTGACGTATCCGAGCGCACGGTGAAGCGCTACATGGCCCAGGCCTACGAGCATTGTTTGTGGGTGGAGCTGTGA
- a CDS encoding FecR domain-containing protein has protein sequence MSRDVARAAAQWLALLESGAATERDHANLQQWRDSHPQHEQIWQKAQSLRQRFGDLPQALAMASLDRPQSGRRALLKRALGVAALVPAAWLVSRQLPIEAWRADLHTATGERKRLPLADGGSLQLNTATAVDINLAQRLVTLVDGELALSVPGAAAMTVQTRYGQVQISHGEACVRQLATGCLVSVFKGAVQVRDASGQPATLRSGQQAPMDARGLGAPVPFDVWQPGWREGVLTAQNQTLGDFLRELERYRPGVLRWDPSLERLRVTGSFRLDDTDRVLNLLASTLGFEVQARTRYWVTLSQKRV, from the coding sequence GTGAGCCGTGACGTCGCGCGGGCCGCCGCACAATGGTTGGCGCTGCTTGAGTCCGGCGCCGCCACCGAGCGTGATCACGCCAACCTTCAACAGTGGCGCGACAGCCACCCACAGCACGAACAGATTTGGCAAAAAGCCCAGTCCCTGCGTCAGCGTTTCGGCGACTTGCCTCAGGCATTGGCCATGGCCAGTCTCGACCGCCCGCAATCGGGGCGCCGCGCGTTGCTCAAGCGAGCCCTGGGTGTGGCGGCGTTGGTGCCTGCCGCATGGCTGGTGAGCCGGCAGTTGCCCATCGAGGCATGGCGCGCCGACCTGCACACCGCCACGGGCGAGCGCAAACGCTTGCCGCTGGCCGATGGCGGCAGCCTGCAACTCAACACGGCGACTGCCGTGGATATCAACCTGGCGCAACGGCTTGTCACCCTGGTCGATGGCGAGCTGGCGTTGAGCGTTCCGGGGGCGGCGGCGATGACGGTGCAAACCCGGTACGGGCAAGTGCAGATCAGCCACGGCGAGGCGTGCGTGCGGCAGTTGGCGACCGGGTGTTTGGTGTCGGTGTTCAAGGGGGCGGTGCAGGTGCGTGATGCGAGCGGGCAACCGGCAACCTTGCGCAGCGGCCAGCAAGCCCCGATGGACGCCCGCGGGCTTGGTGCCCCGGTGCCGTTTGATGTGTGGCAACCGGGCTGGCGCGAAGGCGTGTTGACCGCGCAAAACCAGACGCTGGGGGATTTTTTGCGTGAGCTTGAGCGTTACCGACCCGGCGTTTTGCGCTGGGACCCAAGCCTGGAACGGCTGCGAGTCACCGGCAGTTTCCGTCTGGATGACACCGACCGCGTCCTCAACCTGCTGGCCTCGACACTGGGGTTTGAAGTGCAGGCGCGAACGCGGTATTGGGTGACGTTGAGCCAAAAACGGGTGTGA
- a CDS encoding ABC transporter ATP-binding protein gives MSQASLLDIHVARKSFADTTVLTNVHLALQPRETVSLLGPSGCGKSTLLRIVAGLDTDFQGQLRSPDGEVAFVFQEPRLMPWLTVEQNIGFSDDDRYDKAWVTQLIEEVGLKGFAQALPKALSGGMAQRVAIARGLYSRPQVLLLDEPFSAVDAFTRMKLQDLLLQLAAHHAIALLLVTHDVDEALYLSDRVLVMDNRPSSIRQTLKVDLAHPRDRRDPLLAQLKALSLTELQRAHVI, from the coding sequence ATGAGCCAGGCATCTTTGCTGGACATTCATGTCGCGCGTAAAAGCTTCGCCGACACTACCGTGCTCACGAATGTGCACCTGGCCCTGCAGCCGCGCGAAACCGTCAGCCTGCTGGGCCCCAGCGGCTGCGGTAAAAGCACGTTATTGAGGATTGTCGCCGGGCTGGACACCGACTTTCAGGGCCAGCTGCGCAGCCCCGACGGCGAAGTGGCATTTGTGTTCCAGGAACCGCGGCTGATGCCCTGGCTGACGGTGGAGCAAAACATCGGGTTCAGTGACGACGACCGTTACGACAAGGCCTGGGTCACGCAACTGATTGAGGAAGTCGGCCTCAAGGGCTTCGCCCAGGCACTGCCCAAGGCGCTGTCCGGCGGCATGGCGCAACGGGTCGCCATCGCACGCGGCCTGTACTCGCGCCCGCAGGTATTGCTGCTGGACGAACCCTTCAGCGCGGTGGACGCCTTCACCCGCATGAAGCTGCAGGACTTGCTGCTGCAACTGGCGGCGCACCATGCGATCGCGTTATTGCTGGTGACCCATGACGTGGATGAAGCGCTGTACCTGAGCGACCGGGTGCTGGTGATGGACAACCGGCCCAGCAGCATTCGCCAAACGTTAAAGGTGGACCTGGCACACCCGAGGGATCGGCGCGACCCGCTGCTGGCGCAGCTCAAGGCGCTGTCGCTGACTGAACTGCAACGGGCGCATGTGATCTGA
- a CDS encoding ABC transporter permease has translation MSGKTQALPVTVPVAVKRSGWPKRLKGLVLPVLILLVLEGVVRIGWLPSYQMPAPSEIAVTLADLAEGALWKHISASLLRVLLGFGIGASLALLFAAWVGLSREAEAYLEPTFAGLRSIPSLAWVPLLLLWLGIDETSKVVLIAIGAFFPVYLNGVAAIRDIDRKLVEVGQMYGFSRRRLVRRILLPAALPGLFTGLRSGLSLAWMFLVAAELIAATKGLGYLLSDGRETSRPDIVLAAIIVLALLGKLSDGLLATLEKRCLAWRDTFTGQGAEQ, from the coding sequence ATGTCAGGCAAAACCCAAGCATTGCCGGTGACGGTACCCGTGGCGGTCAAGCGCAGCGGCTGGCCGAAGAGGCTCAAGGGCCTGGTTCTGCCGGTGCTGATCCTGTTGGTTTTGGAGGGGGTCGTACGCATCGGCTGGCTACCGTCCTACCAAATGCCGGCCCCCAGCGAAATCGCCGTGACCCTCGCCGACCTCGCCGAAGGCGCGCTGTGGAAGCACATCAGCGCCAGCCTGTTGCGGGTGCTGCTGGGTTTTGGGATTGGCGCGAGCCTGGCGCTGTTGTTCGCGGCCTGGGTCGGGCTCAGCCGTGAAGCCGAGGCTTATCTGGAGCCGACTTTCGCCGGCCTGCGCTCGATCCCGAGCCTGGCCTGGGTACCGCTGTTGCTGCTGTGGCTGGGCATCGATGAAACCTCAAAAGTGGTGCTGATTGCGATTGGGGCGTTCTTTCCGGTGTACCTCAACGGCGTCGCGGCCATTCGTGATATCGACCGCAAATTGGTGGAGGTCGGCCAGATGTACGGCTTCAGCCGCAGGCGCCTGGTACGGCGCATCCTGTTGCCCGCCGCCCTGCCCGGCCTGTTTACCGGGTTGCGCAGCGGCTTGAGCCTGGCGTGGATGTTCCTGGTGGCCGCCGAGCTGATCGCGGCCACCAAGGGCCTGGGCTACTTGCTCAGCGATGGCCGCGAAACCTCACGGCCGGATATCGTGCTGGCGGCGATCATTGTGTTGGCGCTGCTCGGCAAGCTCAGCGACGGTTTGCTCGCGACGCTTGAGAAACGCTGCCTGGCCTGGCGCGATACGTTCACCGGTCAAGGGGCAGAACAATGA
- a CDS encoding aliphatic sulfonate ABC transporter substrate-binding protein: protein MTPLVHRLLGACAFALCLNTQAFAAEADPAEVNLDYAYYSPVSLVLKHFGWLEQALPQTKVGWVLSQGSNRSLEYLNSGGVDFASSASLSAVLSRANGSPIKSVYVYSRAEWTALVVRKDSPLNSVAELKGKKIAATKGTDPYLFTLRSLQKAGLKKDDVELVHLQHPDGRTALEKGDVDAWAGLDPHMAASEIQAGSRLLYRNKDFNSYGVVSVTEQYAKEHPHTITKVLGAYEKARDWAVKHPDEFAKLLADESGLPLEVAKLQLSRTDLSTPLLSAKDVESSKAAAPILVSEELVRKGVNVDQVIDQLIDTSFGQTLPKP, encoded by the coding sequence ATGACCCCCCTTGTCCACCGCTTGCTCGGCGCCTGCGCCTTCGCCTTATGCCTGAACACCCAAGCCTTCGCCGCCGAAGCCGACCCTGCCGAAGTCAATCTGGATTACGCCTATTACTCGCCCGTGAGCCTGGTGCTCAAACATTTCGGCTGGCTCGAACAGGCCTTGCCGCAGACCAAAGTCGGCTGGGTGTTGAGCCAGGGCAGCAACCGCTCGCTGGAATACCTCAACAGCGGCGGCGTGGACTTTGCCTCGTCTGCCAGCCTCTCTGCCGTGTTGAGCCGTGCCAATGGCAGCCCGATCAAATCGGTGTACGTCTACAGCCGCGCCGAGTGGACGGCGCTGGTGGTACGCAAGGATTCACCGCTCAACAGCGTCGCCGAGCTCAAAGGCAAGAAAATCGCCGCCACCAAGGGCACCGACCCGTACCTGTTCACCCTGCGCAGCCTGCAAAAAGCCGGGCTTAAAAAAGACGACGTCGAACTGGTGCACCTGCAACACCCGGACGGCCGTACCGCTCTGGAAAAAGGTGACGTCGACGCCTGGGCCGGCCTCGACCCACACATGGCGGCCAGCGAGATCCAGGCCGGTTCGCGCCTGCTGTACCGCAACAAGGACTTCAACAGCTACGGCGTGGTCAGCGTCACCGAGCAGTACGCCAAGGAGCACCCGCACACCATCACCAAAGTGCTCGGCGCCTATGAAAAAGCCAGGGACTGGGCAGTGAAGCACCCGGATGAGTTCGCCAAATTGCTCGCCGATGAATCCGGCCTGCCGTTGGAAGTGGCCAAGCTGCAACTGTCGCGCACCGACCTGAGTACCCCGCTGCTGAGCGCCAAGGACGTGGAATCGTCCAAGGCAGCGGCGCCGATTCTGGTGTCGGAAGAATTGGTGCGCAAAGGGGTGAATGTGGATCAGGTGATCGACCAACTGATCGACACGTCATTTGGCCAGACGCTGCCAAAACCATAA
- a CDS encoding TOBE domain-containing protein: MTIKAINVRNQFKGVIKEILLGEVVSEIDVQTASGIVTSVITTRSVRDLELKVGSEVIAFVKSTEVSIAKL, encoded by the coding sequence ATGACCATCAAAGCGATCAACGTGCGCAACCAGTTCAAAGGCGTGATCAAGGAAATTCTGCTGGGGGAAGTGGTGTCCGAAATCGACGTGCAAACCGCGTCCGGCATCGTCACGTCGGTGATCACCACCCGATCGGTGCGTGACCTGGAATTGAAAGTGGGCAGTGAAGTGATTGCCTTTGTGAAGTCCACCGAAGTGTCCATCGCCAAACTGTAA